AGAATATGTATTCAATTATTTTCTTAAAGAAGGTATGGTTATAAGAAAGTGTTCTGGTTTTCAAGGACTTGATACTAGCTATATTCGAATAGCCATAAAAAGAAGAGAAGATAATCTAAAGCTCATTGAGACTTTTAAAAATTTGGAGAGGATATAGATGAAGAGTATTATGATTTCGGCTCCTTCTAGTGGAAGTGGGAAGACTATAATTACATTAGGAATTGTGAGGGCCCTTAAAAAAAGAGGATTAAATGTATGTTGCTATAAGACAGGTCCAGACTATATAGACAAGAAATTTTTAGAGTTGGCTTCTGGATCAGCTGCTGGGAATTTAGATATTCATCTTATGGGAATGGATGGAATAGAACGTTCCCTTTCCATGGGGAATGGAGAAGTTGCAGTAGTAGAAGGTGCTATGGGATACTTTGATGGAATTTACAATACTTTTGAAAATTCATCCTATGATATTTCAAGAAAACTTAATATAAATACAATACTTGTATATACTCCAAAGGGAGAAATGTTTTCAGCTATACCCAAGATAAAGGGTATGGTAGATTTTCAAGATTCAAATATAGTTGGAGTTATTTTAAATAAAGTCAGAAAAGACATATATGCATTGATGAAAGAACAAATTGAAAAGTATATAGGTGTAAAAGTATTGGGGTTTGTAGAAGAAGACAGGGAACTGAAAATAAATAGTAGACATTTAGGGCTTGTCCAAGGTGAAGAAATAGAAAATATTGATGAGCTTATAGAAAAGGCTTCTGTGCAGATAGAAAACAATGTGGATTTAGATAGTTTGATAGCTAGTATGAGTCAAGTAGCGACAAAAGAATATGTATATCCAACCAAAAGAGATGTAGTAGTGGCTATAGCCTATGACAAAGCTTTTTCTTTTTATTATAGAGAAAATTTAAATTTATTTGAAAACACTACAGAGGTAGCTTATTTTTCTCCTATAAAGGATAAGCAAATTCCTAAATGTGATCTTCTTTACTTAGGGGGTGGCTATCCTGAAGTTTTCAGTGAATTTCTTTCAAAAAATATAGAGATGAGAAAATCAATA
Above is a genomic segment from Sporanaerobacter acetigenes DSM 13106 containing:
- a CDS encoding cobyrinate a,c-diamide synthase produces the protein MKSIMISAPSSGSGKTIITLGIVRALKKRGLNVCCYKTGPDYIDKKFLELASGSAAGNLDIHLMGMDGIERSLSMGNGEVAVVEGAMGYFDGIYNTFENSSYDISRKLNINTILVYTPKGEMFSAIPKIKGMVDFQDSNIVGVILNKVRKDIYALMKEQIEKYIGVKVLGFVEEDRELKINSRHLGLVQGEEIENIDELIEKASVQIENNVDLDSLIASMSQVATKEYVYPTKRDVVVAIAYDKAFSFYYRENLNLFENTTEVAYFSPIKDKQIPKCDLLYLGGGYPEVFSEFLSKNIEMRKSIKKFAESGGHIYAECGGFMYLMSDIEGHKMCGVFNGTSKMTDKLQRFGYINIELMKDCILGKKGDVLTGHEFHKSMIQIDKEEVYSITKPMSSKRWNCGYIYKNVLAGYPHINFLGNMNAFLNLLDIVEKEKLKCM